GAAGGCAGAACTTAAATGCAGGGATCGCTCCagtggtggtgcctgcctgtaaacCCTGTTTTGTGGGCAGCTGAGGCAGCTGGGCAACTTAAAGAGAaactaacttaaaaataaaaataagggtgggatgtagcttagtggtgaagcACTCCTGGGTCCAATACCcagtaattatttaattaataagcAAATAGATAGGTAGTTagatagataaatacataaataaatgcagagaagCACACAAGGAGTTAGGTCAAAGCACACACAAGTTACCATGGGGCAGTCAGCTGTACCGAACCTGTGGCCAGCCAGGCATTGCTCTCCATGCCCACCCAGCACCATCTTCAGCTCAAGAGTGGAGGCAGGAGCCCAAGCAGAAGGCACTATGAGTTTCTGAAGCAAggtttaaatagattttattgtTACAAGGGGAACCCCACCAGGCAGGGCCAATATAGTGGTCCCAGATGTCACCATGGAAATACTGAGAAATCATGATTACAGAAGAGGTGACTGGAATTGAAGGACATGATCCAGGAGAAGCCAGCCAGGAATGCAGACATGGTCAGGATGGGCTGGCAGGGGTGGTCAGGTCACAGGGCGAGGGCGAGAACAGACCCCTTCACTCCCGCTTCTTGTAGCTCTCCAGGTGTGACAGGACCCAGCCGGCCGGCAGGAGGAAACACAGGAAGCAGGAGGTGAGCCCAATGGTGATATCCTACACAGAGCACAAGAAAAGAAGGACCCCAAGGGTAAAGATCCCCCCAGGTACTCTGAAGTCCCAGCAGTGCTGACAGTGGCCAGCCTCCTCAGGGAGCCATGACTCAGAGGCAGGTAGGAGATCCAACCTTCCCACATGGTAGAGCAGGTGCTTAGCACAGTAGGGCTCTGGGTTAatcagggaagggagggaacCCATGCCTCAGGAAAGAGGACGTCACAGACCCAAGCTACTCTAAGCCTTCATGTAAGGAGTCAATTACAGCTACGGGTACAAAGGACTGGAAAGAGCAGCAGCCTGTGTTAGAACCCAGGGAGTATCTATCACCCAATGATAACTCAGGGGGGGACAAACATGAGGATTTAAACCTGTTTTCAAGCTGGTCTGCTGGACCTGGGAACTTGGTTAATTCTACAACTGCACCTTCCGTGTCTTAAAACTCCTCccttccagtggcttgggaggctgaggcaagaggatcgagagttcagTGCTGGCTctggcaaaagcaaggtgctaagtaactcagtgagaccctgtctctaaataaaatacaaaatagggctggagatgtggctcaggggttgagtgtccctgagttcaatccccagtagcctcCCCCCCGCCAAAAACCCTCCCTTAACCTGGGATGGTGACGCAgatctgtgatcccagctactagggaagctgagcaggagggtcacaagttggaggtcatgtcttaaaaaaaaaaagaggggtgggggggcgctggtgatgtatctcagtggtagggagcccatgggttaaatccccagtattgtttacaagggggaaaaaaaaaaaaaaacactcttccCATCCACCTCTCTAGGATACTACATTTCTGGAAACCCAAAGACCTGTCAGGGTCTCTGAGATTAAGGATAAGTGACTTATTTTTTTGTCTccaatgctagggatcaaaccctggggtgtgtacatgctaggcaagtaggCAAGTACcctgcactgagctacatccctagtcttttttattttttagacaggatcttgctaaattgtagaggctggcctcaaacttgaaatggGTGATCCTCCTGacccagcctccagagtagctgggattacaggcatactgTAATATGCTACTATACCAGATACAGTTACTACCATCTTCTCCATAGCAGTTAAGATCAGAATAATTTGGAGTCAGTCTAGAATTCAAATCCCCTCCTTGCCACTTAAAGTATGACTTCTGACAAGTCAACACCCTGCCTGCTCCTATGTTTCTGGTACCTCAATCAAGAAATGGAGACaatcatttattcttttcagGGTCACTAGAAAGCATAAATGAAACCAGTACAGGAGTTTTAGGGTGCCTAACACACAGCAGGTGCCTAATGACAGTCCCAGTGACtatctgtttttgtttctgaggTGCTAGAAATCAACCTAAGGGACTCACCATGCAAAACacatcctctaccactgagttacacccccagtcaaatttttttcccttttttgagcAGGGTTTCACTACATTGCCCAATTAAtcaaccctcctgcttcagcctctccagTAGCTAGGGCTAAACGCATGCCttgattatcattattttctgaggTGCAGTGCTCTCTGCTTTTCCTAACCCAAGGTCCACAAACCTGGGTTCTGAAGACTTAAATCTAGGTCCAAGTTCTGCTACTATAGCAGAGGTACAAAAGCTCCAAACAGGTGGAAGCTGTCATCAAGAGTTAAACGATCCTACATTTCTGGAAACCCAAAGACCTGCTTGCCTCCCTCCCCAGCAACTAATATTTAATGGCGGTAACAGCATACCGCTGACAGTCCTCCCGAACGAATGCATAGTAACAGGCTGAGAGGGCTAAGGAAGTTTGCTCGAAGCTGCACAACGAGTGAGCGACAGGGCTGGGACTGACAGGGTCGGACCCAAGATCCTAGGGCTTTGGGAAAGACTCCATGCTGATGAGCACCCGGGCAGTGTCCCCGCGTTTGCGCCCTCAGACAGGCCCAACCAGCACAGCAGCTTCTTGCTACGCTGCGGGCTGCGAGGTGCAGGACACTCTCAGGGCCGCCCGGGGTCCCGCGCGCCGGAACCGGCAGGCCCCGAACCCACAGCGGGGCCCGCGGCGCCTCCTGCGCCCTTCCCAGGCCTCTCCTCACCATGGTCCCGAGCTGCTCCCGCGGCGGCTTGGAATGGACCTGGGCGCGCGGCACGAGAAGCCGCCGGGCCGGGCCTGTCAGGCCCCTCAGCAGCAGCGGCGTCAGGACAGACATGACCACAAGGATGAGACTAAAGACAATCTGCAGCAGGAGTCCAAGGTCAGGAAGTCAAAATGGCTGCGCCAGCAGGAAGTTCCGGAACTGAAAAAGTCCGGAAACGGTGACCCGGAAGTATCTCGGAAGTGACGCGAGGATACACCTCCCTACAGTCCCTGGCAGTTTTTGGCGCGTTCCTCGAAATAGCCAATCGATAACGCTCTACCACCGACGGGCGGAGCAGAGGGGCGTTCTTTTGGTTATTCTCCCACTCCGAGAAGGCTATCCCTGTGACATCTTGGGCTACCCAATCACTTAAGCGAGAAGTCTATGCTACATTCTTGACTCCTCCCTCCATTCATACTTCTAAATCTCTCCACTCTCTTCTCCAGTCCGCCATGCCTTCATAATTTTGGCCAGAACTGCTAACTCGAGCTTCGTAActgaattcacttattcatttaccCACTCAGTTTCAGTCTCCATGCACTGGCGCCCAATTTccattcctccttccctcccatcttttctctattCATCTCtatctcccttcctctttccctcatttccttccttttactcttccttccttcctcctttccttgttTTCCAAACTTACGTCTGAAGAACCTATACACTTTCAGTGGCTCCCCATTGCTTTCTAAACAAGTCCTAATTCCTGGATGTCacttctccaacctcatccccCAGTGTTCCTCGTTTGGGGGTTTCCCCTCCACCACTCCAAGCCTTTTGCCTCTTTGCATTTTATGCTCTACCtagaacattttaaaactccTATTCTCTGGCCTTCTCTTAATGATAAACTTACTTCACTCAGCAAATTTTCATTAGCCCCAAGTGTGCCAGGAAGTGTTCTAGGCACCAGTAGTGAACAAGGTGGACAAGGTCTCATGGCAGAACTGACATTCTGGACGACAATCacttaaagagaaaatatgtaaGCACTGTGGTGAAAATATAACTATGATATTTTAGGAAGTAATTTTTGAGGTGGTCCTGCCACAGGCCATCCCAGGCCTGACCCTTCTCTGCACCCAGCAGCAGACGTGATAGCACTGGCCACAGGATGGGTCTCCATCTCAACACAGGCTTCCACAAGGCAGATTCCTTCTAATATACTAGGCAGTTGCTGTGCTGCCTGCAAGAACGGGAATGCCACCCACACCCTGGAGCTGCCCCGACACACAGACTGTCAGGAGTCTCTCTCTGCCAAGGGTGAGGCCTAAAGGTTTCAGGATCCCATCTCTGATCCAAGTCAGTCCTATAGGGCCCATAGCTGAAGTCCCCCACCTGTCTCCTACTGAGCTGGTACAGATCAGACATTTGGACAGTGTTCCtgaaactcaggagactgaaaggTATTCAAATAGGTAGAAGCAAAGCAGGAAAGGGGACGTGGAGCCAGACTTTAACTACTCTCATTCCAACTTCACAACAGAGTCACAAAGAAGctgtttcaatttttttacaACAAGGAAACAGTCCTGGAGAGCTGGGTGACCTACAAAAGATGATGTGGCTATAAGACTGCTGAGCCAGAATTCTAGGGCAGGGCTGTCTGCTCCAAAACCCATTCTTTTAATCACCCCACAAGCTGCTGCAAAGAGCGAGTTTCCAAAAGTTCCAGTTTTGACATCAATGTCAGTAGCATTAAAGGCTGCTGAAAGGGGTGGGGATGAGCTGGCTAGAGACTGGAAAACAGTTCTGAAACAAACCTCAGTCCCTCAACCCCAGACAATGGACCTGAAGTGTCCTGGAAGGTAAACGGTGCCTAAATTATCTCTAAAGGGATGTGTTCCCAGACTCCAAGCTGGGCCCCTCTTCATCCTTCCCCTACCTAATCTAccccatctttaaaatatttttaatgtccaGCAGGCCCACCCTCAGCTACCTACCCCTGCACTTACCTTGCCTGGGGCCCTGGGGAAAAGCCCCCTAGACAGATGCTTCTAAAGTCCCCTCTCCCACCCCTAGAACCAAGAGCCCCACTGAGGAAAGGAAGGGGCAAGGACTCTCCTACTGCTTCCTAGGCTTGCCTGGCACTGTGAAACACAGGAATGACTCCCGGATGAGAGCACAGCTAGACAAGGGGCCTAGAAACACTTTAGGAAGGGTTCCTTGGAGAActgtattttttgaaaaagaagaatgtctTTTCTGTCCCAGGGTTTTCCTTTGGTCCCTGTGATAAGGCTACTTTTAAAGCCCCCATCAGAAAGGAGGCAAGAGAAGCTACTAGTACCAGGACAGGGATTGCACCTAGATCTGTCTATTGAACTAATACCAATGTTTCTGCTCCCTCCCTGTCACCCAGCATTCCACCTTCACTCAAACCATGGACAGGACAGTCCTTTGACAAGATAGCAACAAATCCAGGGCAGTGGTGCCACCTATATaaatccagcaacttgggaggctgaggcaggaggattgcaagttcaaagccagcttcagtaataaAACACAGATGGTGTGGTCCACGATGGTCCAATGAAGGAGGTTTGCTCAACAGGGTGAGACAGGCTTCCACAAGGCAGATTCCTTCTAATATATAGGGCAGTTGCTGTGCTACCTGCAAGAACAGGAATGCCACCCACACCCTGGAACTGCCCCCGACACACAGACTGCCAGGAGTCTCTCTCTGCCAAGGGTGAGACCTAAAGGTTTCAGGAACCCATCTCTGATCCAAGGGCACTAGGAACAGATCCTAAACTTGGGGATGGGCAGGGAAGCTGGTCCCTAGCCCTCACATCAGCTTCACACTCTGGCTTCCCAGTCCCTGATGGCCACTACATGAACTGAGAAGACACCAGGTGCCCCATCTCAGCTGGCTTCCAGCCTGCAGGCTAAACACAGGCTGGAGGAACACTAGATGCCCCTTATCCCATTCCTCACTCTCCGTTCATGAAAAATCCAATAGCTTCCAGGACCATATCCAAATACGAAGTCTGTAAGGGTAGAGGAAAGGCCACAGCCAGTCCTATAAGGCCCACAGCTGAAGTCTCTAtgctttcctcccctgccagcttCCAGAGCATCTGGCCTGGAGCTGGTAAGACCCTGACCACTGGGCCAGCTTATACTCTCCCCAGCATGTGAGTGGTGCCAGGCACTGCTTCCTGGGATGAGCTAGAGACAGGGCTGCAGGGTGAGGTGGGCAGAAACAGAGCTGGCTGGTCTCTGGGAGCTCAACCTCAGGTTCTTACTGAGGGCAGCTGAGGCCTCTCCACATGCCTGTGGGGGAACAACAGACTCCCCGGGTAGGGTGGCAGCAGAAGACCTCAGTATAGTCTCAGATGTGCCCAGTGCCCGAAGGTGAGGAAGAGGAGCCAGATGGAGGTGGTTCAGGTCTAACATTGATTTTCTGGGTGACCTTGAGAATGTCCCTTTCCATCCGGGGGAGCTGCTAGGTTCAGCAGGACAAAGTGGAAGGGGGGTGGCCTCACTGGAAGAACAAGGCTGCTTTGAGAAACTGGAGCAGGCAGAGGAATGCAAGGTCTTGGAGGGGTATTTGTTCTTTCCCGGGGCACAGCTGTCACCAGGCGCCAGGTGTCCAGCAGTGTGCCCAGGTGCAGCTGTTGGGGTTGGAACAACAGGGTATCTACACAGGAGCAGGTGGGTGCTGCTCCCCCTTCAGATGTCTGTGCTGGCACCCCAGGGGTCTGGCAGTCACAGGAGACTATGGGGCAGCCACCCGGGACTGGGGGATCTGCAGGAGCCAGAGGTAATTAACTCCTTCCACTCCAGAAGCCACCTGTGATGAGTACAATGTCACCAGACTCACCTTTGACAATGGCTCTGGCCCCCAGCTATACACCTACCCTGCTGTGATCCAGACTCTGCTGCTTCGAGCCCTCAGCCTGGACTCCCAAGTCCAATCCTCAGTACTCTCTGCCTCTGGACCCCCAACCTCTCCTCAGATCCTCCATTCCTTTTCACTATTTCCTGAGACCCAATCTCACTGCCAGACTCTGAGGGACCTCAAGTTTTGTACTTTAGCACCCCAGTTCTGGACCCTAGGCCCCTCTATCCACATACCCCACCTTTCCCACCCCTCAAATCCAAATGTAGAGGTCACAGAATCATTCCAGAAGTGCTCTCCTGACTTCCAGGTTTGAAGGCCCTGTGGAAACCACACACCACTCACAGGGTGCCCCACCACATGGGCCTCAGTCCAGCATCTGGACACCTCACTATCTCACGAAGATCTGAAGTATTGCTACTTCTTTGTTACCACTGGTAAGGGATGCAGGATGGGAGAAGCCAGACAGGGGCCCAGTGTCTAGGTCACCCCTCATGCCCACTTTGCAATAGTGCCAGAGCAGAACCACAAAGATGCAGATCCTGGAGCAACAGTCCAAGATGAAGAAATGGACACAACTGCTCAGGGCCCCTGCAGCCAGCTCCAGGTCCTTGTAAGCCCATCCCTCCAACTTTGGTTTGGCCTACACTAAGCTCTGCCCTGTGGTGTGACCTCAGCCCCAGCAGGAGTAGCTATCTTCCCTGATTGGTTCATAGCAAATAGTCCTTTTTATGCAACACTCCAcagcagccaggcacagtggcacacgcctgtattcccagtgatttgggaggctgaggcaggaggatcacacgttcaaaggcagccttagtaacttagcaaggtcctaagcagcttagcaagacttgtctcaaaataaaaggctggggaagtGACTCAGTAGTTatgtgcctctgagttcaatccctggtacaaaaaaaaaaaaaaaaaaaaaaaaagacaaaactacaCAGTAGAAACTCCCAAAGTACCAACACAGGTTTACAGGTTCCCCCTTGTCCACTCCAGCAGAGACATAATCCAGAAACAGATGGACTTCACAGAAACCAACATCCTGTCCAAGGTATCACCACCCACCCTGGCATTGCCAGATCCCAGGCCTGGCCACCAGCACCATAGACAAAGGGCCTCCTGGGATGGCCCCTGTGGGAAGGcagtggggagggaaggggctTTGGAGTCAAGTTGCTGCTTCTGGCTTCAGGTTTCTTCAGATGGGGATAACATTCCTAACCTGGGTGCAAATCATGGCTCTGTCACTTCCTTTTGGAACTACAGAAAAGTcacttttcacttatttttgagTAACAGCACCACCTATGGCACAAGATGGTTGtgcacataaaacaaaaatgcagGGAAGGCATTCCAAAGAGCCCCGCAGGAGCACAAGGATGGAGCTGACAACTGAGCAGGGCCAACTTCTTCCCCTTGCAAAGACCTCCTCTGCACACCATCCTGCCCCAGACCCTCATCCTAGGCAGCAGGCAGCATCCCTGCCACTGCTATATTAGGGAAAAGAGGAACCTAACGAAAATCACCCCTAAGTTTGAACtgaagcatgtgtgaggtactgagtttgagtctcagcaccacatataattaattaaataaaggtccattaacaattaggtaaaaagaaacaaaaaggcaagtggggggctggggatgtggctcaggggttaagtgcacatgggttcaatccccagtaccaaaaaaaaaaaaaaaaaaaggcctagcAGCAGAAACCACCTGGGGAAATCTAGTCCCTTTCAAGCCAGCACAGGTTCCACTAACAATTTGTGCCCTTGCTCTCTCTGCCTGCCAACAGTGTGGCAGTTCAGCTACGACTACTTGAGTGAAGAAGCTGGAATTGCAGCTGGAGCAGTTAAGGCTGAGGGCGCAGCTAGGACAGAATGTGCTGGGAGGTGGGCAGGAGAAGGCCCTTGGCCACGCCCTTCCAGCTTTGGCTCTACTGTGCAACAGAGGATGGACACTTAAAGAAAACTGAGCTGGGCAAAGTGGCATGTGTCTGTTTGCAATCCCTacaacttggaggctgaggcatgaggatcacaagttcaaggccagccttggcaatttagtgagactgggcaacttaggtgaaaccctgactcaaaaaaaaaaaaaaggagggagggaggaaggaaactTCTGCTTGGGATTGAGACTTCCTTAAAGTAACAAAGAAACTGTGTGGCCAGGGGCAGAATTTTGTCAAGTTATATCATTAGACCAGCAAATCACTCTCCCTTCCCAAGggtcacaatacctttctttGGACCTCAAAGACAGACACCAGCTGGAACCATCCTCTGGGTGCACCCCCACCCACAGGAAAGAGGTCACAATCTACAAAGCAGGTACCCACTGACAACCATTAACCCCACTCCTCTTTCCCCAAACACTTCATGTATCAGGGGCTCCACTGGCCTTCCTCTCCACCTAAAATGTGCAAATCACCAAGGAGTAAGGTGAAGCTGGCCTTTGCTTTGTCCACAGGAAGTGCATCTAAGCTCCAGCTCAATGGCCCACTTCCTGTCTCCCCTCCTAGCAAGCCCTAGCCCAGGAACTGGCAGGAGCCCCTCAGGGCAGACAGGCTGATCCTCTCTTGGCTCATAATTTTCTGGCCCTTCAGTCCTGACATTTACCCTTCCTTTAAGCCTTTGTCCCCCAGGAGGACCTGTCCTTAGAGAGGAAGTATCTTTTTAAGAAACCAAGAATATTTCGAGTAAcccaaaaaagtaaaagagaggaAACAAATACTATCTATTAAATTCCACACATGGACACTGGAACTTATGCTTGGCTGCAAATGTCAAATGTCACAATGCTTGGCTTAGGATTTGCACCAGGATATAGAGTAGACACCCCTCAGTAGGACATCCAGAACTTCTGGGAAGTgacacaaacacatacatttaGTCTCTGTTCCCACCCTGGCTGTTTGCCCCAGACACCCAGCCCGCCTTCCCAGGAAGGGGCATGGGGCCAGTCCAGCCACGTGCCTCCCAAGGTTTAGGCCCAGTGCTTGCTGCCCATGGCACCCCAGAATCTGGAAGCCATCCCAGCAGATGAACAAAGTGTCTTTTATTTGTGACATACAAATACAACCAATGCAAAAAAGAGATCACTTTTCCCTTTGATTCCAGTGATAACAagttgctaaagaaaaaaaatatatatatcaaagaaGTTTATCTTCCAAGTTTCctctaaaaaaaacacaaagggtTAAGAACCATACATATCTGAGACCAACAAATAACCTGAAATAGAGCagatacaacttaaaaaaaaaaaaaaaacttaaaatatatcttaacatgccccaaacaaaaaaaaaaaaaacaacaaaaaaggcctGCTGTTTCTCAAAACCAAGACCCAAGGGAGGTGGAAATTGCCATCTGAGACATGAGGGCCCAACACCCACACCTGCAGTCTCAGCCAGTGCCTAACCTCCCAGCCTACCCTCCTGATGCCGCCTCTGGGACATGGCCTGCAGAGGCTGGGGGAAGCAGGGCATGGCCCTGAGCACCCCATTACCAATGACTGGAAAGAGACAACATAAACTGAGCTCACCTCAAATGGGGTCTATACTGGGGGTTCCTTTTGGTCCCCTTGAGTGGGAGGTATCAGAAATTCATGATCTAAGACAATAAATATTTAGCACTCTGTACTTTGAGACAGGGATCAGACTCTTCCTAAACGTGCTCTTGTTGTTTTGTGATTCTTAGGAGTTTGCCAACCCCTACCCCAAAAGTTCAACTCTCACTGGGGTAAAACCCCGGGGAGCCAGCAGGCAAGGCGACCGTGGCCGTATCCAGTGTAAAGCTGCAAGGCCCTCTCCCAGGAGTGCCAGGCCCGCTACTGGTGGGGTTGAGAGCAGCACCAGGCACTTAGCAGAGGCCAGGATGGGAAGCGAGGCCTCATGAGCACAGGCTGCTATGCAGGCAGGACTCTGGGTGAGAAGCAAGGACCACTCTAATGAGATCTGCCAGGACAGATCACCTGAGTAAGGGCAGAGGGTGGAGTGAGCAGACTCCAGCAGCAGAGGGGCTGACAGACCCCATAGGAGACAACTGCACAAAGGCTAGAACCTTATGACATTCCCTGAAGCAAAGCTTGGGACGTCAAAAGGGAGGTGTTAGGTGCTTTTTCCTGGATAAAGATTTGGTTTTTCTTCTGGAAGAGGAAAAAGGCCTAGAGATCAGGATGAGTGTAAATTCAGAGCCCACATCCTCTACACCTCTtaagaggaaggccttctcctcCCACTGCTCCAACCTGCTGACACAGGATGACAccagagagagaaaagcagagcAGCTGTTTGGGCCACTGAAGGGCATTCCTGCTGCAGCTGAGCTGTGGCCCGGCTTGGCCAGGACAGTGGCACCAGTGCCTCACTGAAACAGTGAGGGGTGAGGCTAGGGGTGCAGGCAGAGGGGCCTGCTGCTGGCTGGGGGCTCTCTGAAGAGGGAGGACAGCGGTGGGAGGGACATCCCACCTTCAGAGAGATATCAGCACCAACAGGTGAGAGGAAAGTATCAACTAAACCAGGAACAAGGGATCCTTCTGGGGGAAGACAAGAGGCTCCCTGATGTTACTCCCCCCTTGAGACTAAGAACAGAGGTATCTGGGGTGGAGGCAAGAGGCAGGGGAGAAAGTGTGGAGAGGGCAATGGAGAGGAACAGGCAGGGCTTCTGGCTTTCTTCTTGAATTAAAAGCTCAAGTCACCGCCATGAGATCAAGAGGTCAAGCTTAGAATGCAGCAAAGTCTAAGAGCCCAGAGAAGCAGGCATCCCCATGGCAGCCCCCAGGACACCTGGTGCTGGTCCTGTCCGCCCTCCCTGACAGCAATGGAGAGAGGCAGCCTTCCGGTTGGCCGGTCCCTGGACAACTCCACTCTGTGGATCTACAAGCACGTGGCTAGAAAGAGCTTCCCTGTATCTTGGCGTAGAAGGCCTATGCAGTCTCCACGCAAGCGCCATCCATGAGATCGAGGAGTAAGGGAGCCAGGGTCTCTCTGAAGCCTTGCTTTGCACTTGGATCATACAAAGTCCAGTCCTCTTTGGGGCCCAGCAGACCCCAGACCAGGACTCTTAAAACTTTCATAAGTGTGGATAAAACATTCCATTTGTCCAGGGAAGGGGAAGGTCCATCAGGAATCCAACTGCGGGGAAGTAGGGGAACCTTCTGAGTGGAGTGAGGAGGCAGCCACAAGAGAGGAGCTTCCCGCCGGCCCGCAGTGGTCTTCCTGTAGCACCCTCTCCCTCCATTCCCTCCTGGCACTCTGCTCTTccaagagagaggagaaggggcagTGTGGACCACTCCTCCCCAGGGTTCTGTGCTCTCAGGGTGCCACCTGGTACATACAGGGTTGAGGAAACCACAGCTCTGAGGGCACCTGGCAAGTGACGTGAGACCAGGGGAGAAGACAGGCCTTAGGAGAGCAGATTCTGACATAAGTGGCTCTGGGAGTTCAGTGACAGCAGCCGCCACAGTGCCCACCTGCGTGGGAGTGCTGGCTGTCCCCAAACTTGGTTCTCCGGCTCAGGATCTCATAGGAGCAGTCTTCCCCACAGCAGCCAGACATGCTGGGAGAAGAGTCATCAATTTCAAATCTGCAAGGTAGACAGGAGAAAGAGTTGACTGCAGGCAGCTGAATGCCTTCCTCCCTAGCCTGAGAACTTTCCAACAGTGCCACTGATGAGACCCCTGGAACCAACGTGCAAGGGACCAAGTCAAAGGACACTGATGTACTATCTTACCAAT
This portion of the Ictidomys tridecemlineatus isolate mIctTri1 chromosome 4, mIctTri1.hap1, whole genome shotgun sequence genome encodes:
- the Cox8a gene encoding cytochrome c oxidase subunit 8A, mitochondrial — protein: MSVLTPLLLRGLTGPARRLLVPRAQVHSKPPREQLGTMDITIGLTSCFLCFLLPAGWVLSHLESYKKRE